The genomic DNA ACAACAACCCGGACTAAAGGTGGGAGAggagccagtgtgtgtgtgagcacggTCACAGATGGCCGTTTAGCCTCCCAGGGTGAGTCGCTGTCTCTCAGATCATCTCACTTGGCCTCACGCTGCACGTCTCTCTCCTCCATCATCACAGTCCCAGCTTGCCCTGGTtgtctggctgtgtgtgtttgtgtcatccTGCAGCTCCCTCGCTGGGCCGTCGCCTCGGCCACACCGTCGGCACTGATGGATGATCGCTGGTGATGCTGGGGAAAAATCCTGCCAGCTTCCTGGACACTCAGATGGACCATCATGGATCAAAGTGAGGGTGTGAAACAGAAACGCAGCAGATTCATGGATTTGTGacaaaggagaaagaaaagtgaatcTATGCTTCATCTTAGTGAGtctcttattattcttataGTGTCATGACTCGTCAAGCTCCCTGAAATCTTGTAAATCCAtgctttctttgtctttcctgctttattttggtAACccttgtcttctttcttttcacttcctgtcaagtttcCTGCTTCGAACTGATTTCCTGCCTCAAGTCTTCTTTATGAGTCCTTGATAAtattctttatctttatttttaaacttaagtttaaaacaagagaaagaacaaagaaacacacacatttaagatGCAGCAGTTAAATACTGTGAGGAACATGTTGTTTTCTAAGTTTCGGCTCAAATGCCATTCACTGATTTATTGTTTGTGACTGAAACCATGGAAACGTCGTGTAAAACTTTACAGGATCTGGGTGGAGCATGTGTTCTGGCAGCAtgatatagtatagtatagtatagtatagtatagtatagtatagtaggccaaaaatgtacattttatatcaagcCTACTTCAGTCAGGGGCCTTTCTTTCAGGGGCCACCATAGTTAGAGTCCGATtatcagatgtcactaattcttacacactggatcttttaAAGTAGATAAAATGATAGCGTGAAGCTCCGTGATTGTCTGTTTGCTGCAGAGGAAATGCTCCCACATGCTCAGTCTGAGTCCGGATAACAAAGTTCCAGGAGCAGCGCAGGGTTCCGGCCTCTGTTATCTGAGGATCTTGTTTCTGATGTACTGGCAGAGGCAGAGCGGAGCGACAGTGCAGTGACTCGTCTGCGAGCgtctgtggtggtggtggtggagggacaCAGCAGACAACCTGTTGGACACCAGCAGCTTCACGTAGGCTGCACTGTAAGTCATCAGCAGCTGGTAGGCTTTAGCCTGCGAAACATAAACGAGGGCACATGAGGAAGGACTAGTGAGAAAACACCATCGTAAATCATCTTTAAAAGAGGTTATGAAGTTACAATCACCCAAAAACAACGTCCCTTTAGAGGGCTCCAgatttgacttttctttcttgtcttACATGAGGAGGTAATGATGCATCAGGGATGAGACTGCAGCTGGTGGTGACTTTGGCTGCCTCCTGCTGGCTGGATGAGGTACTGCCGCCTGTCACCTCCTGACCGAGCAGAGGCGTCTGTTCTTGTGAGACGCCAGCCTCAGGGTCGCTGACCTTGACCTCagttgtgagtgtgagatgggaCATTTTCTTCCTCAGAATGTTCTAGTAAAAGCACGACAGTGAAGCCAGAAATCTGTGATGCGTCCAAAGGCAACATTTCTGTTTGTCATCAGTAACAGCAGCTGGACGTAGGTTTCTGCTGCTTTTGATGCAGGAAACCAAAGCTTCAGAGAAGTGACAGCGACAGATGTACTGGAGACACTCACCTGGATGTCATTCTCCACAAAGCTGTGCTCCTCTAAAGCTTCTGTCAGCGCTCTCAGACAGAGACTGATGTCCCAATATACAAAGTGCAACTGCAGAGACATGAACATGACGGTGTTAGCACAGTGTCAAAGTTAATATCTTTAATTTAATCTCATGTTTTAGATAAGGGAAAGAAGGTAGTTGTAGCTACATAGGTCGGTGTGGTAACTCGGTAATACACaggtaaatgtttttattagttGACTGATTGAGTACTGAGTACTATGATTTTCTCAGACCagtttgataataataataataatgatgatgatgatgatgatgataataattgtaGAAGGACAACCTGCATGTTTCCAGAGCAGTTCTGCACCCAGTCAGTCACAGCCACCAGCACCTTATGTTTCACCAACCTCTCGTTCACCTGGATTAACCGAACGTCCAAATTCATGTTGATCTGACAAAGGAacgcccacaaacacacacacacacacacacacacacacacaggtttgagagaataacaacaacattgaaCTCCTGCAGAATAAAAAGGTACCACGGTACAATAACAGTAAGTTAATTAATGAACATTACTTAATGCTGTTATAACTATTTACTAACagttaattcatgttttaactAAACATTTATCAATGCTGTTACATGTAACGAGGTTATTAATTATTGTTTCTGCATCTGTAAAGCTTAATAATCATTACTTAACTCTGTTAAGCATCACTTAAGCATATACTTAACCTTTATTAATGTTCCTTGTGCCTCTTCAGTCATGTTGTATTGTCATAGTGAGATTATTAGGAATGACTCTGTTCTCATTTACCTTCTTGTTATTGCAGTGAAGGACGAAGATGATGCCACTGGTGAATAAGATGGAgaccaggctgacacagagacagaggacccACCCGTCACTGACGGGGATGTACATGTGGAGGGTGGAGAACACGCTGCACCACACCACCATGTACAGCACCTggtgagtggagaggagaggagaggagaggagaggagaggagaggagaggagaggagaggaggagaggagaggagagacgagaggagaggagacggacgagaggagagggagaggagaggagagggagaggtaggagggagaggagacgtgagagaggagaggagagagagaggagaggagaggtgacgagaggagaggagaggagacgggaggagacgagaggagaggagacgagaggagaggaggtccCTTTATTGAACAATTAGACTAAGAAAAATTATCTCCATTCCCTCAACATTTTGAGGggtaaagaaaaagagaagaaatcaaatatttataatCAACTTGTCATATTCTTCCACTAAATAAAGAACTCCCCCAACAGCTAATTATGCAgcgccagagagagagagagagagagagagagagagtgacagttCATCAAGGTATGAACAGGTATGTCTTTTTGTGggctgaaaataaacaaaggaaaagagagagtcTCTCCCATGAGTCCATGAAACAACCTTTCAACAAATCAGAGGTGTCAGTCTGGAACATTGAACAAATGAGTGGGAAATCGTCTGTCAGGATCAAGGTGTGCCGTGTATTTGGACCGTCAGCTGCCTTTAGGGGAAGCGTCTGGACCAAAAAACTCAGCCCACCTCGACTCCTGTCCCCCTGCCAGAGAGTTCAGACGCAGGTTTGGTAAAGCGACTGGTGTGATTGTTACTGAAGGGAAACTGTATTCCGACCCCTCACTCCACTGGTCACATAAGGTGTGATTTTCTGTGAAGTGTCCTTCACCGTCATCCTCACTAGGTGTCCGAGCTTTGTGAGTCCAGCTTCCCTGAGTCTGGCTCAGAGACTGTCAGACTGCAGCGTTTTGGTCTTTATAAAGTTGTTGAAGGACGGAGGTTCCTCAAACAACCACAAGCTCGGAGTCTCGTTGATTTACCTCAGAATCATCTGACACTGTCTGACTCTGAGTCGAACTCCCCTCACTTGCCTGACACCTGGCTGCTGAACACACCCGCTCCCTCACTGGAGGTTTCAGGGTCTGCAGCACGGGAAGTTCACACGTTCACCACAACACTATACAACACTA from Solea senegalensis isolate Sse05_10M linkage group LG20, IFAPA_SoseM_1, whole genome shotgun sequence includes the following:
- the LOC122786058 gene encoding transmembrane protein 268; amino-acid sequence: MMEDKDRVCPVMEENEVDVQIRHSKSQLQACTNTPTWSNGQCILSVSSCSALNPRFNLSLCRAKLESDGFQIPETDLEAPLKTALELPSVRRYMVFNSAFFQFIMAPVLYMVVWCSVFSTLHMYIPVSDGWVLCLCVSLVSILFTSGIIFVLHCNNKKINMNLDVRLIQVNERLVKHKVLVAVTDWVQNCSGNMQLHFVYWDISLCLRALTEALEEHSFVENDIQNILRKKMSHLTLTTEVKVSDPEAGVSQEQTPLLGQEVTGGSTSSSQQEAAKVTTSCSLIPDASLPPHAKAYQLLMTYSAAYVKLLVSNRLSAVSLHHHHHRRSQTSHCTVAPLCLCQYIRNKILR